A genome region from Magnolia sinica isolate HGM2019 chromosome 8, MsV1, whole genome shotgun sequence includes the following:
- the LOC131253917 gene encoding chitinase 2-like — translation MASTILLSFLILSQALLLTLPPSQAAPNSKLFREYIGAEFNNIKFSDVPINPSVDFHFLLSFAIDYTTDSPSPTNGNFNIFWDSDNLSPSQVNSIKANHPNVKVGLSLGGDSVGSGYAYFTPSSVDSWVSNAVSSLTKIIKQYGLDGIDIDYEHFKTDPNTFAECIGRLVTTLKGNGVISFASIAPFDDDEVQSHYLALWGKYGNVIDYVNFQFYAYDQGTTVSQFLNYFNTQNSNYGGGKVLVSFSTDGSGGLSPENGFFTACDRLRSQGKLHGIFVWSADDSMGNGFRYERRSQALLAGGH, via the coding sequence ATGGCTTCCACCATTCTCCTTTCCTTTCTCATCCTCTCTCAAGCCCTCCTCCTCACTCTCCCACCATCCCAAGCAGCCCCAAATTCCAAACTCTTCCGCGAATACATCGGCGCTGAATTCAACAACATCAAGTTCTCCGACGTCCCAATAAATCCATCCGTCGATTTCCACTTCCTTCTCTCCTTTGCAATCGATTACACCACAGATTCTCCTTCCCCCACCAACGGAAATTTCAACATCTTCTGGGACTCTGATAACCTTAGCCCCTCCCAAGTCAATTCGATCAAGGCCAACCATCCGAACGTGAAGGTGGGCCTTAGCCTAGGAGGTGATAGCGTGGGGTCTGGTTATGCTTACTTCACCCCGTCTTCAGTAGACTCTTGGGTCAGCAATGCAGTTTCGTCGCTCACCAAAATCATCAAACaatacggtttggatggtattgaCATCGATTACGAACACTTCAAGACCGACCCCAACACATTTGCAGAGTGCATCGGTAGGCTTGTGACAACTCTCAAGGGAAATGGGGTAATCTCGTTCGCATCCATAGCACCTTTCGATGACGATGAAGTTCAAAGCCATTACTTGGCTTTGTGGGGGAAATATGGGAATGTTATAGACTATGTTAACTTCCAATTCTACGCGTATGATCAGGGGACCACTGTATCGCAATTTTTGAACTACTTCAATACTCAAAACTCTAATTATGGGGGTGGTAAGGTTTTAGTGAGTTTTAGTACCGACGGGAGTGGTGGATTGTCCCCGGAAAATGGGTTCTTCACGGCATGTGATAGGCTAAGGAGTCAGGGCAAGCTTCATGGGATTTTTGTGTGGTCTGCCGATGATTCAATGGGGAATGGTTTCCGTTATGAGCGGCGATCGCAGGCCTTGTTGGCGGGTGGCCATTGA